From Danio rerio strain Tuebingen ecotype United States chromosome 7, GRCz12tu, whole genome shotgun sequence, the proteins below share one genomic window:
- the si:dkey-83f18.4 gene encoding uncharacterized protein LOC100001288 precursor: MAQTLYFPLLLIALCSISECVQRQYHFINEKKNSAKAQRYCRDKYTDLATVDNMNDMIQLNKSLNNRRIWIGLQKTRHYKWHWSSGDPALFLNWASGQPDVNADCTFIRNGSWHDWPCTKKCRFICYNMSQGLVFVDQKMNWRAAQSYCRQNHIDLVTVRNQNENQQLEKFINDRNSSGSAVWIGLFSDTWQWSDQSNSSFRYWNSGEPNNMLWNEDCTAIEQNTHGKWIDISCNRQYPFVCHEDKLIVIQQKLSWSEALRYCRQHHVDLVSVQSVEMQYEVMNVVKLASTEAVWLGLRFSHILGIWFWVSGETVCYHNWAPGNGTSEEDCEPTVRSGAVQSGGHQTWISRPETDRLNFICTNY, encoded by the exons ATGGCTCAGACTCTATATTTCCCTCTTCTCCTCATTG CTCTCTGCTCCATATCTGAATGTGTTCAGCGTCAGTATCACTTTATAAATGAGAAGAAGAACTCTGCTAAAGCTCAGAGATACTGCAGAGATAAATACACAGATCTGGCCACTGTTGACAACATGAACGACATGATCCAGCTGAACAAGAGTTTGAATAACAGACGTATCTGGATTGGTCTTCAGAAGACGAGACACTACAAATGGCATTGGTCTTCAGGTGATCCTGCGCTTTTTCTAAACTGGGCATCTGGACAACCAGACGTCAATGCTGATTGTACTTTTATAAGAAATGGAAGTTGGCATGATTGGCCATGCACAAAGAAGTGTCGCTTCATCTGCTACAACA TGAGCCAAGGACTAGTGTTTGTCGATCAGAAAATGAACTGGAGAGCTGCTCAGAGTTACTGCAGACAGAATCACATTGATCTGGTCACTGTGAGGAACCAGAATGAGAATCAACAGCTGGAGAAGTTCATTAATGACAGAAACTCATCTGGATCTGCAGTCTGGATCGGTCTGTTCAGTGACACATGGCAGTGGTCAGATCAGAGCAACTCCTCATTCAGATACTGGAATTCTGGTGAACCAAATAATATGTTATGGAATGAAGACTGTACAGCAATTGAACAGAACACTCATGGAAAATGGATAGACATCTCTTGTAATCGACAGTATCCTTTCGTGTGTCATGAAG ATAAACTGATTGTGATCCAGCAGAAGTTGTCGTGGTCTGAAGCTCTGAGATACTGCAGACAGCATCATGTGGATCTGGTCTCGGTTCAGTCAGTGGAAATGCAGTATGAGGTGATGAACGTGGTTAAACTGGCGTCTACTGAGGCGGTGTGGTTGGGTTTACGTTTCTCCCACATTTTGGGCATCTGGTTCTGGGTGAGTGGAGAGACCGTGTGCTATCACAACTGGGCTCCAGGGAACGGCACATCAGAGGAGGACTGTGAGCCCACAGTGAGATCTGGAGCAGTTCAGTCTGGAGGACATCAGACCTGGATCAGCCGTCCTGAAACTGACCGACTCAATTTCATCTGCACAAACTACTAA